One window of Mangrovibacterium diazotrophicum genomic DNA carries:
- a CDS encoding glutaminase family protein yields the protein MQKRNIFCPLFLLVVSLLAFFSCSNSQELIESQTTELRAPAYPLITIDPYTSAWSESDNLYDSPVRHWTGKTHSLIGAIRVDGEVYRFLGQIDVPWVPVLPSANYESWEGQYTFSEPKEGWEKPGFNDKKWETGEGAFGTPEMPSLKTVWDTKDIWVRRTFDLPTDLPGGDIYLIYSHDDIFELYLNGTQLVATQYEWHNNVVLKIDRSLLNEGEANVIAAHCHNRTGGGYVDFGLFQESEKKDIFAQTAVQNKVALSATQTNYSFTCGPVDLKLQFVSPLLPDDLNLLSRPVNYINYQVNSNDGAKHDVQVYFETTPQWAVNEVSQEVEVSKGETGNIGFVKAGTTEQPVLQKKGDNVRIDWGYVYLAAKKTENTTLAIGDYFDSKATFIKNGTLEGPETMTAKMTKKMPAMVCIEKLGSVGQDASTGYVMIAYDDLESIQYFGNNLKAWWTENGTKTINDALQAASAEHDKVMKRCVDFDNGLWNETLAAGGKNYADLCVLAFRQSIAAHKLVKDTEGNILFLSKENFSNGSIGTVDVTYPSAPLFLKYNPDLLKGMLNPIFYYSESGKWAKPFAAHDVGTYPLANGQTYGGDMPVEECGNMVILTAAIAEMEGNADYAAKHWDVLTVWANYLLENGLDPENQLCTDDFAGHFAHNVNLSVKAIMGIASYGKMARMLGKEEMAEKYTSEAKSMAAKWVDMAKDGDHYRLTFDQPGTWSQKYNLVWDKLMNLGIFPPEVAETEIAYYLTKQNKYGLPLDNRRTYTKSDWIVWTATLAGDQETFEKFIDPVHQYVTDTPDRVPMSDWYETPDAKQVGFQARSVVGGYFIKLLE from the coding sequence ATGCAAAAAAGAAACATTTTTTGTCCGCTATTCTTGTTAGTGGTCAGCCTATTGGCTTTTTTCTCGTGCTCGAATTCGCAGGAGTTGATTGAAAGCCAGACCACAGAGCTGCGGGCACCTGCTTATCCGTTAATTACCATCGATCCGTATACGAGCGCCTGGTCAGAAAGCGACAACTTGTACGATTCGCCCGTTCGGCACTGGACCGGTAAAACGCATTCGCTGATTGGTGCGATTCGCGTGGATGGAGAAGTTTATCGGTTCCTAGGCCAGATTGATGTGCCTTGGGTACCTGTTTTGCCATCGGCCAATTACGAGAGTTGGGAGGGACAATATACGTTTAGCGAACCCAAAGAAGGTTGGGAGAAGCCAGGCTTCAACGACAAAAAATGGGAGACAGGCGAAGGTGCATTTGGAACGCCTGAGATGCCATCGTTAAAAACAGTTTGGGATACAAAAGATATTTGGGTGCGCCGGACATTCGACTTGCCGACTGATTTGCCAGGCGGCGATATCTATTTGATATATTCGCACGATGATATTTTTGAATTATATCTGAACGGTACCCAATTGGTTGCAACCCAATATGAGTGGCATAACAATGTGGTATTAAAAATTGATCGCTCGTTGTTGAACGAGGGCGAAGCGAATGTGATCGCAGCTCATTGTCATAACAGGACAGGCGGCGGTTATGTCGATTTTGGATTGTTCCAGGAAAGCGAAAAGAAAGACATCTTTGCCCAAACAGCCGTGCAAAACAAAGTTGCTCTTTCAGCAACACAAACCAATTACAGCTTTACCTGCGGGCCGGTTGATTTGAAACTTCAATTTGTATCTCCATTGCTGCCCGATGATTTGAATCTTCTTTCGCGTCCGGTAAATTACATCAACTATCAGGTGAACTCGAATGATGGGGCCAAACACGATGTGCAAGTCTATTTTGAAACGACTCCCCAATGGGCTGTTAACGAAGTGAGCCAGGAGGTAGAAGTAAGCAAGGGCGAAACCGGAAATATCGGTTTTGTAAAAGCGGGGACAACCGAGCAACCCGTCCTGCAGAAGAAAGGCGACAACGTTCGCATTGACTGGGGCTATGTGTATTTGGCTGCCAAAAAAACGGAGAACACAACACTGGCGATAGGAGATTATTTCGATTCCAAAGCGACCTTTATTAAAAACGGAACGCTGGAAGGTCCTGAGACTATGACAGCCAAAATGACTAAAAAGATGCCGGCAATGGTGTGCATTGAAAAATTGGGATCAGTTGGACAAGATGCGTCTACCGGCTACGTCATGATTGCTTACGATGATTTGGAATCGATTCAATATTTTGGCAACAACCTGAAAGCCTGGTGGACTGAAAACGGCACAAAAACAATTAACGATGCATTGCAGGCAGCATCAGCCGAACATGACAAGGTGATGAAACGCTGCGTGGATTTTGACAATGGTTTGTGGAATGAAACGCTGGCTGCCGGTGGTAAAAATTATGCTGATTTGTGTGTGTTGGCTTTCCGTCAGTCGATAGCAGCTCACAAATTGGTGAAAGATACCGAGGGCAACATTTTGTTCCTTTCGAAAGAAAACTTCAGTAACGGATCGATTGGTACTGTTGACGTAACTTACCCGTCGGCTCCCTTATTCCTGAAATACAATCCTGACTTGCTGAAAGGCATGCTCAACCCGATTTTCTATTATTCGGAAAGTGGCAAATGGGCGAAGCCTTTTGCAGCGCACGATGTTGGTACATACCCGCTGGCAAATGGCCAGACCTATGGCGGCGATATGCCGGTTGAAGAGTGTGGCAACATGGTTATCCTCACGGCCGCAATTGCCGAGATGGAAGGCAATGCCGACTATGCAGCTAAACATTGGGATGTACTGACCGTTTGGGCGAACTACCTATTGGAGAATGGACTCGATCCGGAAAACCAATTGTGTACCGATGACTTTGCCGGACACTTTGCCCACAACGTTAACCTTTCGGTAAAAGCGATTATGGGGATTGCAAGCTACGGTAAAATGGCCAGAATGTTGGGTAAAGAAGAGATGGCCGAAAAATATACGTCGGAAGCGAAAAGCATGGCGGCGAAATGGGTTGACATGGCGAAAGACGGCGATCACTACCGCCTGACTTTTGACCAGCCGGGAACCTGGAGCCAAAAGTACAACCTGGTTTGGGACAAGCTGATGAATCTTGGTATTTTCCCGCCGGAAGTAGCGGAGACAGAAATTGCGTATTATTTGACCAAGCAAAATAAATATGGCCTGCCACTGGATAATCGCAGAACGTACACCAAATCTGACTGGATTGTTTGGACAGCAACTTTGGCTGGTGACCAAGAAACTTTTGAGAAGTTTATTGATCCGGTTCATCAATATGTGACCGACACGCCGGATCGCGTGCCGATGAGCGACTGGTACGAAACCCCGGATGCCAAGCAAGTTGGTTTTCAGGCGCGCTCTGTTGTTGGTGGTTATTTCATTAAACTGTTGGAATAA
- a CDS encoding glycoside hydrolase family 43 protein, whose amino-acid sequence MKKYLGTVALLVGLSFACSSESAEAGEPESQVKTTFINPVWDGADPWMVKQGDEYIYCYSQNNSIVLSRSKYMTKLGEKKAIWTAPSSGWNRNCVWAPEVHFVDGHWYVYYAAGVSGPPFIHQRTGVLRSQTDDPFSNYEDMGMLYTGDNPDDPASNVWAIDMTVFEHNSKLYAVWSGWKEQMDTDATPQHLFIQEMENPWTLKGTRVLLSSPEESWETGGPLNLNEGPEALIHKGQVFIVYSCRESWLVEYRQGMLQLINPDGNLLDPSNWKKQGPVFEGNDLVYGVGHCSFVKSPDGTEDWIVYHSKKSTTPGWERDVRMQPFSWKADGTPNFGIAIPAGKQISRPSGEVVLEESEGN is encoded by the coding sequence ATGAAAAAATACCTCGGAACAGTCGCGCTATTAGTTGGTTTGTCGTTCGCTTGCAGCAGCGAGTCTGCTGAAGCAGGCGAACCGGAAAGCCAGGTGAAAACCACTTTTATCAATCCCGTTTGGGACGGAGCCGATCCCTGGATGGTGAAGCAAGGCGACGAATACATTTACTGTTACTCGCAAAATAACAGCATCGTTCTTTCGCGTTCAAAATACATGACGAAATTAGGTGAAAAGAAAGCCATTTGGACGGCTCCTTCAAGCGGTTGGAATCGCAATTGTGTTTGGGCGCCTGAAGTTCATTTCGTTGATGGACATTGGTATGTGTATTATGCGGCTGGTGTTTCGGGCCCTCCGTTCATTCACCAGCGTACCGGCGTGTTGCGCTCCCAAACCGATGATCCGTTCAGTAATTACGAAGACATGGGGATGCTTTATACGGGCGATAATCCGGATGATCCGGCCAGCAATGTTTGGGCAATTGATATGACGGTATTTGAGCATAACAGTAAGCTGTATGCTGTTTGGTCGGGCTGGAAAGAGCAGATGGACACCGATGCAACACCGCAACATCTGTTCATCCAGGAGATGGAAAATCCATGGACATTGAAAGGGACCCGGGTTTTACTTTCGTCGCCGGAAGAAAGCTGGGAAACTGGCGGGCCTCTCAATCTGAACGAAGGTCCGGAGGCTTTGATTCACAAAGGCCAAGTCTTTATCGTCTATTCCTGCCGCGAATCGTGGTTGGTTGAATACCGCCAGGGGATGTTACAACTGATCAATCCCGATGGAAACTTATTGGATCCGTCAAACTGGAAAAAGCAAGGACCCGTATTCGAAGGAAACGATTTGGTTTACGGAGTAGGACACTGTTCTTTCGTAAAATCTCCTGATGGGACAGAAGACTGGATTGTCTATCACTCGAAAAAAAGTACAACGCCCGGTTGGGAACGCGATGTGCGGATGCAACCCTTTAGTTGGAAAGCCGATGGAACCCCAAATTTTGGTATCGCCATTCCAGCCGGAAAGCAAATTTCCCGACCCTCTGGAGAAGTTGTGCTTGAAGAAAGCGAAGGCAATTGA
- a CDS encoding beta-L-arabinofuranosidase domain-containing protein produces MFQKRYLLFIVGGLLVMLTAFQTSKDEVSSVERPDINRQNEFYLSNRSPLQPAHFIKLPLGSIQPKGWILKMLELQKDGLCGHLGEISAWLEKDNNAWLSEGGDHGWEEVPYWLRGYSDMAFMLDDADMKKEAMVWIEGILNSQRENGWFGPEVRSGNGNLDFWSNMVVLFTLQNYYEYTKDARVLDFMKKYFQFEFDVPDDQFLSSYWENSRGGDNLYSVYWLYNITGDQFLLELAEKIHRNTADWTQKSTLPNWHNVNIAECFREPATWFLQSADSTDLQATYNDYYLIRRTFGQVPGGMFGSDENARMGYIDPRQGTETCGFAEQMTSDGILMRLTGDPLWADNCEDVLFNSFPAAFTPDMKALRYITCPNGVTADDQNHAPGIANEGPFLTMNPFSSRCCQHNHGHAIPYYIQNLVMASNDNGLAAVMYNSCKTTAKVGDGTEVTLLEETNYPFEERVRFNLSMKSKVQFPLYLRIPAWCKNASVILNGKKLNVGSQPGAYLKIDREWKDGDQLTLDLPMELNSRNWQANQNSISVDYGPLTFSLKIDEDYEKISSTASAINDSKWQKNADPEKWPAFKIEPKSDWNYGLLLDEDNLTSSLKVVKKAWPADNYPFSVGNVPIEIEAKGKIIPGWGIDQYGLVDVLPLYPAKTNEKTVDIILIPMGAARLRISAFPALTN; encoded by the coding sequence ATGTTTCAAAAAAGATATCTCCTTTTCATCGTTGGCGGTCTACTTGTCATGTTAACAGCCTTTCAAACGAGCAAAGATGAAGTGAGCTCGGTTGAGCGTCCGGATATAAACCGACAAAACGAGTTTTATTTGAGTAATCGGTCTCCATTGCAACCCGCGCATTTCATCAAACTACCGCTCGGAAGTATTCAGCCCAAAGGCTGGATTTTGAAAATGCTGGAGTTGCAAAAAGACGGCTTATGTGGTCATTTAGGCGAGATAAGTGCCTGGCTTGAAAAAGACAACAATGCCTGGTTGTCGGAAGGTGGCGACCACGGGTGGGAGGAAGTTCCCTACTGGTTACGTGGGTATTCGGACATGGCTTTTATGCTGGACGATGCCGATATGAAAAAAGAGGCTATGGTTTGGATCGAAGGTATTTTAAACAGCCAACGTGAAAATGGCTGGTTTGGGCCTGAAGTACGGTCCGGGAACGGAAACCTCGATTTTTGGTCGAACATGGTCGTTTTATTCACCCTACAGAATTATTACGAATACACCAAAGATGCCCGTGTACTCGATTTCATGAAAAAATATTTTCAATTTGAATTTGACGTTCCCGATGATCAGTTTTTGTCCAGTTACTGGGAAAATAGTCGTGGCGGCGACAATCTCTACAGCGTTTACTGGTTGTACAATATCACAGGTGATCAGTTTTTGCTGGAACTGGCTGAAAAGATTCACCGAAATACGGCTGACTGGACGCAAAAATCGACTTTGCCCAACTGGCACAATGTGAATATCGCTGAATGTTTCCGCGAGCCGGCAACCTGGTTTTTACAGTCGGCTGATTCGACCGATTTGCAGGCGACTTACAATGACTATTATCTGATTCGACGCACCTTTGGACAGGTTCCCGGTGGCATGTTTGGCTCGGACGAAAATGCCCGAATGGGCTACATCGACCCTCGACAAGGCACAGAAACTTGCGGCTTTGCCGAGCAGATGACCTCGGATGGAATCTTAATGCGGCTAACTGGCGATCCGCTTTGGGCCGACAACTGCGAGGATGTTCTGTTCAACAGCTTCCCGGCAGCTTTCACGCCCGATATGAAAGCGCTGCGCTACATTACTTGCCCCAACGGCGTAACAGCCGATGACCAGAACCATGCGCCGGGCATTGCTAACGAAGGACCTTTCCTAACGATGAACCCGTTTAGCAGCCGGTGTTGCCAGCACAACCATGGGCATGCGATTCCGTACTACATTCAAAACCTGGTGATGGCTAGTAATGACAATGGTTTGGCTGCTGTGATGTACAATTCGTGCAAAACAACTGCGAAAGTCGGTGACGGAACGGAAGTGACTCTCCTTGAGGAAACAAACTATCCGTTTGAGGAGCGGGTTCGCTTCAACTTAAGCATGAAGTCAAAAGTACAATTCCCGCTTTATCTGCGTATCCCGGCATGGTGCAAAAATGCATCGGTGATTTTGAACGGTAAAAAGTTGAATGTCGGATCTCAGCCCGGTGCTTACCTGAAGATTGATCGCGAATGGAAAGATGGTGACCAACTGACTTTAGATTTGCCAATGGAACTAAATAGCCGAAACTGGCAGGCCAATCAGAACAGCATTTCTGTCGATTACGGTCCGCTAACCTTTTCCTTGAAGATTGATGAAGATTACGAAAAAATCAGCAGTACGGCTTCGGCGATTAATGATTCAAAGTGGCAGAAAAATGCTGATCCCGAGAAATGGCCGGCTTTCAAGATCGAGCCAAAGTCGGACTGGAACTACGGCTTATTACTGGATGAAGACAATTTGACTTCTTCGTTGAAAGTTGTGAAGAAAGCGTGGCCGGCCGATAATTACCCATTCTCCGTGGGAAATGTACCGATTGAAATCGAGGCCAAAGGGAAGATAATCCCGGGGTGGGGAATTGATCAATATGGTTTGGTTGATGTGCTCCCGCTGTATCCTGCAAAGACGAACGAGAAAACGGTGGATATTATACTGATTCCCATGGGGGCAGCTCGTCTGCGGATTTCAGCTTTTCCCGCATTGACTAACTAA